The DNA window TACACCCAACCAAAAGAATGTTTAGTTAGAGTTACACCCAACTAGACGGTTAACGGTCCACAGTCCCTTCCCCGATTTCATTACGGGGGACAATAATACTGTTTTCTGGGTGCCAGGTGCTTCTCCTATGGGATCAGGGAGGGGGCCAGCACTGCTCTCATCTCTGGGGTGGCCAAGCTGGGTGGAGGGCACACACTGTTTATCACAGGACAGGATGCAGCCCAAAgtaagaaagtgtgtgtgtgcgtgtgtgtgtgtatacgtaacAAGAGGGTTGTATTGGGGCTCTGAgtgccgcagcggtctaaggcactgcatctcagtgcaagaggtgtcagtACAGTCCCTACTTCAAattcaggctgaatcacatccggcagtgattgggagtcccatgggtggcgcacaattggcccagcgtcgtccgggtttagccggggtaggccgtcattgtaaataagaatttgttcttaattgatttgcctagttaaattaaggtaaaataaaaattggTTAGAACATTTTTCTCTACTTTTTTTTACTACCCATGCCCAGGATGATGCTGTGTCGTATGGCTATGTCTAGGTCTATGGGCAGTGTTTTCATCACCATAAATAGTGACTCAAATATTTGTCAAACAcctatttttcagtggcaattgATGAGACTATAACTGACTAAACAGAGACAGAATAACCTATAACTAAACAAAAACGAGGACCGGAGGAGACTAAATTATCTCTGTGACTAAAACCTGACTACTGAGTGAACAGGACAAGAGTTTTTGAAGAGATTGAGAGCTTTTCAGTGATAAGCACAAATAATATTTGTAGCACAGATGTGAAATGCAGTTCTGTTGAGCAATGGGAAAGATGCGTCTCACCTGGCACAGACAGCCTATCAGCATGAACAGAGAAatcccctaaaaaaatccatcaGTAAAAGCTAGCTTTTCCtttggatgtgtctcaatccaccgcatctgccaatgttgcacttcctcatctgcggtgaaagctgacagagctagagcatcTGCAGTGAAAGGCGACAGAGCTATTGATGGacgtatacagtacagtaccagtcaaaagtttggacatacctactcattcaagggtttttctttatttttactattttcaacattgtagaataatagtgaagacatcaaaactgcgaaataacatatggaatcatgtagtaacccaaaaaggctttaaacaaatcaaaatatatttctattttatattattcaaagtagccaccgtctgccttgatgacagctttgctcactcttggcatccagttttcaaatcaaaatgttcatcaaatattttttttatacttcaaggggtcttaaaattcaaaatcaattagcaaaattatccttggtatgactttcttaaaacaattccatatagcttagtagccaagtctccctctttacctctgagAAAATGGCGTGATTCTAGCTATTACCATTAAAAAGATATGAACCATAATACCGGcgctgtgttttttttctttctgtcgtGCATTGGCAGGCTGCATGTTACATTCACAAAGCATATTGCGGGCCGTTCTAAAACAACGCTACTTGCAGACCGCACCATTAACCATTTGTTAAGGCTACaacttgttcagtcatgttacctcattagctagctacagcCTGGGGTGTGTTCAGCAGGACGGAATGTTTTccaacgttcagatagaaatattctatgtagaacaaacatgcctctctgacatgttgaataaggaATAACGGCTCTCTTCATGGAATTTCTACCTGCAATATTCAAGAACGTTTTGCAACTGAATGTGGCCCTGGTAACATTTCCAGTAGCCTATATGCAAACATTTtgtggcacagaaagaaaggaaaatagATAGCAAACAATGTATTGACTAAATCCCTCTTTCCACTACATTATATCTTTATTTTGAGTTAATGTGGACCATGTGACTCAGACTTGAGCACTAGGATCAGGACTTCAGCCATAGGAACTCGTAAGTCAACTCATGACTCGACCATTGGTGACTCCGACTTGGACTCGGACTCGAGCACACAGGACTTGGGACGCGATTTGGACTCGAAGTTTAGTGACTCgacctgatctctcttttgacgaacatatcacaAATATTTCAAGTACAATTTTCTTCCATATTTGTAACATTgtaaaaaaatctgaaactttttgtccaaaaaagctaatccatgcttttgtcacttctagattagactacttgttacatctgctcctgccatgccctctacttctcattctgtctccctaacctgccgccactcccccagtgctctctcccttttcctctttgtgtgtgtgtgattgtgtgggcggagataggtgggatggaggTAGAGCAGACCCCCACCTaatgcaacctgttccataatcaagacctctacaaatactcagccctgccacttccacgctgccagatcgtaACCTTTGCTCAGTCAGTCTGCATTTTTTAGCCGTTTGTGCCTGCTTAGATCCTGTTTTCCCTTGCCTTatgctgttttcctctccgctacagttctgccgGCTCTGACTTTGGCCcgtctccagtcccacgtctcgtcagtcctgctactctgtcctggacccATCACTCCACTGCGTCCTTGGATTCCTCTCCAGACCTGCTTACCCAGTCCCAACTCCCCTCGCTCCAgtctcagcctccgcacctggcTTCCAGCAACCCGCacgagcttcccctggcctgcaccccgtcttccccctgtgtttcaataaataccttggttacttcatcccagtctcttcgtctgagtctgctcttgggttcacctgttccGCTCCCCGTGACAGTACGATCTGGCCAAGATATGAACACAGCGGACTCAGATCCTCTCCACCAAACCCTCGCCAGCCAAGGCGCCCAGCTCGAGCAACATGATCAAGCCCTGAAAACCCTTCTGGAGCACGTCAAGGAGTTTTCACGGAGCCTTTCTGACCTGCAGGGCCTAACCTTCGCCCATAGCTCACAACCAGCCCCGagtccctctcctctgccccGTGAGCCGTTTGTTACGATGGCACCTCGGCGCTTGCAAGGCCTTTTTGGTACAATGTTCACTAGTATACGAGCAACAGCCCTACGCTTATGCTAGCATACGGGCCAAGATTTCCTTCCTGATCGGCAGCTTCTGTGGAGCAGCGCTTTCCTGGGCCACGCCGGTATGGGGGAGACAGTCCCCCATCTGCTCCTCCTACTCCAGCTTcacagaggagatgaggagagtcttcgaccccccccccccgtctgcgGTAGGGAAGACGCTAAACGACTCCTGTCCCTCCGTCAAGGCTCCCATAGTATCGCTGCAATGGCAATCGAGTTTTGCACCCTTGCCACTGATAGCGGCTGGAATGAGGAGGCCCTTCAGGGAGAGGGCAGGTAAGGTTGCATGCCCCATCACTACATCTGCTTCCTCCTCCGACTGCCTCCCTTCCTATAAGTCTCTTCCTGAACCCATGCAGCTTGGCCGGGCCAGTCTCTCACGTCAGGAGAGGCAGCGGCGAATCAGCACTAGGAGCTGCCTATACTGTGGCCAGGTTGGTCACTTCGTCTCCACTTGTTGGCTCAGCAGTTGTGGGGATATACTGTTGAGCCAAATCGCCGGCCAATCTCCCCCCAGACCCTTGCTAGACGGCACCCTTGTGTGGCAGAGCCAGGCTTTTCCTCTGCCTGCCCTCATCGACTCGGGCGCCGATGAGAGTTTACCTGGACCGCGGTGTCATTATCCAGTTGGGCCTGGACACTGTTCCACTTGATTCACCCCTCGATGCCAATGCTCTCAACAGACAACTCCTTGcctgtgtcgtgacgttgtattagttaatgtgacgactgttgctcatcgaatgattaacggtttataattgcgtgattaaatgaattaagcaatgaatcaagcaattattaactcattaacctggggcaccatgggaacattgttttgattgagtttctatttcccaaattaactcaaaggatatcagaatatcgattacaacagtcgctaaattaatcaatttcctctacagtctcataatctgaacgtcgtataatccgggaatctgcacggacccgggctttaccactgaatttaccacagcaatcttagttgattatttatttactagcaagctaaaatgatgataaaaatacacatacacaaaacacagtctagctattgattaggacttagtataacgggccaacacactatggcgcttgttacccaaaatggggattttaaggagagagaaataaaggaagtacacgagagaaatatacatttgggttcatttgtcagccatgcttatttaactagccttgccccgaactgccgctcttatgggtcagaatataatgatgtaattacgtgttggaggtctcaggtgggaagctccgcgtgggtcgtttaggcttctaaatgacgcacttctccggcgcaactctctggttgtcctcacgatgtcagtgtccttcttggctaagtggtctgatacctcacccttgatctgaaaggggtcttctgaggacagacagctctgtagctcagagctcacagcttcggcccgaatggtgtcgataccacgattcaatggagagtggaggctgggtggttcggcttgaattcacccgcttagacacagctactcgtccgtagctcgtgtagaaaaagatttctttgtcttcaaccttgtgtttcgttttggggttcgtcgactttgttagaccttagctgcagcttggggtcaattagtctcctatgttaattcttcactctcctgtcttataccctcgggtcagaagtgggtgtaaccgcctttagggcaattctctgggcggaccaagtaaaagggggcaaggctttggctctactaaaaatccaattttagacactaacttcacatttcatctttaccaaaacattctgtttgatttggatattttctacacaacgtacaatgtataaacatcaggcatatactgggaaaactcttaaaggtacaatgttttcataataacgtcatctcttaacctttaaaaacaatccaaaagttacatacattttaatattccacctctcgtcatgaccaccattgtggctgacggaaaccattgttccaaagtccctttattgcatgtttaatgttctgaggccagttctccattgttaggacaaaggaatttctctgtggcctaagttttattatgggcgtgaggtgtcataaaacctccacatcttcagacccctagatatctcctcctctgttgggggtttgggagataatctgtagggtggtggtctcctgtaccctgacctgatcaggacagtcatgacacctgTGTCTGTGAGCGCTGTCCCTGTCATCCTGTGTCTCTCTGGGAATCATCAGGAAAGAATCAGTCTCCACATAATCGACTGCCCTCGCTCTCCCCTGGTCCTGGGCCATCCTTGGTTAAAGCTGCACAATCCACAGATCGACTGGACCACCAGAAAGGTAACCACTTGGAGTACATTCTGTCACTCAAATTGTCTTCGTTCTGCCCTTCCCCCTGCATTGTCTGTGCCCCAGACCATTCCAGAACCTCTGGACCTGTCATCAGTTCCTCTCGAGTATCACGATCTAGCGCCTGTGTTCAGCAAGCACCACGCCCTGTTGCTGCCACCTCATCGGCCGTACGACTGTGCCATTGACCTCCAGCCTGGAGCTCCTCTCCCCTGTAGCCGGTTGTATAACTTCTCTATTCCGGAGCAGTAGGCTATGGAGGGGTACATCCAGGATTCCCTGGCTGCAGGACATATCAGGCCTTCTTCCTCTCCGGTAGgtgttggttttttctttgtaaagGAAAAGGATGGGTCACTTCCGTGGGTTGAATAACATCACTGTGAATAACAAGTATCCCTTGCCACTCATCAGTTCTGCTTTTTCCCCCCTCCATGGTGCCATGGTGTTCACCAAACTCGACctccggaatgcctaccaccttgtcCGCATCAGatagggggacgagtggaaaattGCGTTCAACACACCACTTGGACACTGAGTATTTGGTCATGCCTTTTGGTCTCACTAACGCCCCTGCTGTTTTCCAGAGCCTAGTCGATGTACTGAGGGATGTGATTGGACACTTCGTTTTTGTCTATGTGGATGACATTCAGATTTTTTTGAAGGACTCTGAGGCTCACCAGCAACAAGTTCGCCAAGTTCTCCAACGGCCGGGGAGAATAAGCTTTTTGTTAAAGCTGAAAAATGTGACTTCCATGCTTCCTCTGTGTCTTTCCTGGGTTACATTATTGCACAGGGACGGTTACGCATGGATCTCGCCAAGGTCAGGGCAGTCAGAGTGGCCTGCGCCCTGAAACCTGAAGCAGCTACAGtgtttcctggggtttgccatTTTTTACAAACGATTCATCTGCCACTACAACCGTCTGGCAGCACCTCTCACCACTCTCACATCCACCTCCACTCCGTTCCACTGAACCCCTGAAGCAGAGGCAGCATTCCTGGAACTCGAGCGCCGCTTCACTTCCGCTCCAGTCCTCACTCAGCCAGACCCAGAACTTCAGTTCATTGTGGAGGTGGATGCTTCCGACACCGGGGTAGGTGCTGTTCTGTTCCAACGTTCCCCCTCTGATCAGAAGCTCCACCCATGTGAAATCTTTTCCCGTAAGCTCTCACCTGCTGAGAATTTTTTTACATCGGTAACCGGGAACTCCTGGCAGTGATGCTAGCTCTTGAGGAATGGCGTCACTGGCTGGAGGGTTCTATTCTCCCCTTCATCGTGTGGACGGACCACAAAATCCtgtcctacatccagaccaccaaGCGTCTGAATTCCCGGCAAGCCAGTGGGCATTGTTCTTCGGGAGATTCAACTTCATACTCACTTATCACCCCGGTTCTAGGAATACCAAGCCTGACACCCTCTCCTGCCAGTTCACTGCCGACAACACTGGTTCTGAGCCAGAAGCCATTGTGCCATCCACCTGCATTGTTGCCACCGTCTCCTGGGAGATCGAGTCCTGCATTCGCCAGAATCAGCAGAACCTGCCTGACCCGGGAATGGTCCTAGAAATgctgtgtttgttccagattcaGTTTGCTCCGATGTTCTTTAGTGGGCCCATTCTATTCACCTGACCTGTCATCTGGGTATGAACCGGACCCTCGCCTTCCTTCGTCAGCGCTTTTGGTGGTCCACCATGGAGAGAGATGTCCGGGAGTTTGTCTCAGCCTGCTCGGTCTGTGCCTGGAATAAGACCTCCACTAAACCCACATCCGGCCTGCTTTGCCCTCTTCCCATACCCAGTCACCTCTGGTCACACATagctctggactttgtcactggcctTCCCCCATCCAACAATAACTCAGTCATCCTCACCATAATTTACAGATTTTCCAAAGCAGCTCACTTCATTCCCCTCTCCAAGCTTCCGTCCTCTAGGGAGACTGCGGACCTGCTGGTGTCCCATGTGTTTCATCTGCATGGCATTCCTACTGACATCATTTCCGACAGGAGTCCCCAGTTCACATCCCAGGTATGGAGATCCTTCTGTTCAGCCCTGGGTATCAATGTCAGTCTTTCATCTGGATATCACCCCCAGATCAACGGCCAGACCGAACGGGCCAACCAGGAGATGGAGACTGCCCTATGCTGCGCGACTTCGGCAAACCCTTCCTCCTGGAGTGCTCAGCAACCCTGGGTGGAATATGCCCACAACACCCTAACCAACACCTTGTCAGGTATGTCACCCTTCGAGTGTGCTCTGGGTTATCAACCCCCCTTATTCCCCACCCCAGAGGTTGTAGTGGCAGTTCTCAGTCCATGATCATATGCTCCGTTGTCATCGCACCTGGAAGAAGGCCCTTCCTGTAACCCTTGTATATaacattactcattgtgtattattatatgttttacttttctattatttctatattttctttctctctgcattgttgggaagtgcCCGTAAAGGCTGAGTTCGCCTAGATGCTGGACTCATCTAGGCGAACTGAACGAGTGTgctcacatacagtgcatttggaaagtattcagaccccttccatttttccacattttgttacgttacagccttattctaaaatgtattaaatagttttttccccctcaatctacacacaatacccaattatgacaaagcaaaaacaggtttttagaaatgtttgctaatttactaaaaataaaaaacagaaataccttatttacataactattcagaccctttgcgatgagacttaaaattgagctcaggtgcatcctgtttacgttgatcatccttgagatgtttctacaactttattggagtccacttgtggtaaattaaattaaattagatttggaaaggcacacacctctctataaagggtcccacagttgacagtgcatgtcagagcaaaaaccaagccatgaggtcgaaggaattgtctgtagagctcagagacaggattgtgtagaggcacagatctggggaaggataccaaaaaatgtggcctccatcattcttaaatggaagaagtttggaaacaccaagactctaaccgcctggccaaactgagcaaaaagactcgaggctgtaatcactgccaaaggtgcttcaataaagtactgcgtaaagggtctgaatacttacagtttgTAACTGTgatattttagtttttatttgtaataaatttgcaaaaattgaaggggtctgaatactttccgaatgcactgtacgccCTGCTAACGAGGGAAAATTGCCttcaaacacttaaaagacacaccttATCCCCTCAAatgaagtggacacttctgatgatgtctgacgagtatacacttgcagggcaaggggcgagggaggaaggaatgctttttaaatggaccacccttgGCCGGAAATTCATCACTCATTCATCCcacgatgattgtgttttcagccacctgTAGCTTGTTGGTGTTTTATATGTGCTACAGTCAATGATGAGTGCATGTTTACTTATATTAAGTATATCATTATTAATATACACCTaatgtatgatagctagcaaattaattagctgactaacgttagcttgcctagctggaacttctgaagaataaaaatattttatttctacaatttcaaaaaaataaccaaacaaaaacatatttactttttacgagacgtgtttgtgccgtcatgtgcattagtagcacaatttttaacttatttgcattcgttttaacttacacttgtatgttgacttctccattgatgttgtttttaagttttcgcagacttttcttagcggatgtacaatcgtcgcgaattgaattatggggagcttcaggccccggagtgaacataattgtacacacGCAAAGCCGACTAAAAACGAGAGCTGAGGGGCTTATGTTGCAAACTTctcttgcttggctaatcatttggaccaccctccaagatggcgacggggattcccccaagggcataaggcgaggatAAGTGgatgagggtgtgtcttttaagtgtttggccCGCAACCTAAATCTTCAAGTAGCAACCTATTATACATTATTTTCCTCGCTACACCTAGAATATTTTACGGCATTTCAATTATATATCACTAATTCACTATCTCAGTACTCTGGATAGGCCTAATAAATCAGAGGAAAGATAACTATGTCTTCTTCATCAGTGTTTGTTTGTCCTTCAATATGTAGCCTATTACATGCCTTCCCGTCCTTTGAGGTTTCAGCATGTAATTACATGCCCTCTGTTACATGCTCTCTCCACTTCGTGTCATCCCTTACTAATGAAAGGGGGAGCCCCATAGTTGGATAGTGGAACTCTAAATATGATATTAATCAGGAGAGGATTATAGGAGGAAATGGGCTAATACTTCCTCATCTGTCATCATGCCTTACGCCACAGTTACAGATCATATTGCCAAGAACGGACATTACTTTCCTCTTTGGTATTGCATGCCCCCATGTAtgagggaggtgggggaggtaGAAAACAAATACTTTGAAACTTGCTGTATAGCCTATTAAAGTGATCTTTGTTCTGTTTGCCAAATTGCCAAGCAGACTAATCATGAGTGTACAGGTGATTTTATATTTTGTATGATCAATGGCAGCAACCTGGAATGGTTGTAATCACCATGCTTATTTAACATCTTTGGGTTTTGTAAGCTTTTCTATGGCTTTGTTAAGACAGGCAGCCCAACTCTGATATTTTTCCCACTaactggtcttttgaccaatcacaacagatcttttcacatcagagcTTTTTGAAATATGATCTGattagtcaaaagaccaattactgaAAAATAGACTGAATTGAGccgcctgtctaaacgcagcctatgATGCCCCATTGTACATTTGAAATGAAATCCGCTGCACTCCCTGTGATGAACTATTGATTGGTGATGGCAATTAATTAGATGTTTGTGTTATCATTGCTCTCGGGTGAGTTGAGCTCGCTATTGAAAATGTAACCAAAACCTCCTTGAAGTGACTTGAACCAGGCCGTGAGTGGGCGGAGTCATCCATGTAAACATTTGCCTTATCAGGTTTCCGTACGATGTCGTGGCGTTTCCTCTTCTGCTGAGTtcgtgttgctagctagctatctaccaCCAACACCACTGCTTTGATACACATTATCACCTAAGTGTTACAGTTAGGATCTTTTTATTGAATAAATCAAAATGAGACGAGCAGGTTTGGGTAAGACTCATGCCCCCCCGTTTTAAATAGAGGACATTCATTCAATAGCTAAAGTTAGCagtctagttagctagctaacagtattcATTTTAACGAAATAAAGCCTCTGTatccagctagctggctaactttacTACATCAGGACAGCATTAGCTATAACTAGCGAACTGTCTTAGCTTGCTAATCATGTTACCTACAGGCCTTCATATATAGGTAACGTTTGCTAACGAAATACGTTTATTTTTAGTTAGCGACCCAGTCAGCTCATTGGGGTTGTTCATTGTGTCACAGGCGAAGGAGGACCTGAAAATTATGTGGCCAGTGGATACAGCGCGTACGAAGAGGAAAATGAACACTTACAAGAGGGTCTGAGAGCCAAAGTCAGCGCCTTGAAGCATGTTAGTATTTCGTGTTCACAGAGTTCTCCAGTAACTGTCTCATGTTATTCATTCCTTTGGTAACACGAATGTTCGTTCTGCCACAGCTGTCAATAGATATCGGAACAGAAGTGAAATACCAGAAAAACATGTTGGACGATATGGTAAGCAAGTGACATGTTCAGTCATGCTTATATAGGCTACTAGGCTTTGGCCCCATAGCTAGCTATATGATTAAATTGAAGATTGTGGTAATCAACATTGACGATATATCGTGAAATACAAGACGATATATGGTGATGTGCAAGACTATTCGAACTTGACAAatcaaaatgtgcagttttatcagttAGGCTGTATCTGTCTAAATGAATGAACTATTGCTTATTTTTGCCACATTATTTAATGAGAATGTGACTACTGTATAATATTGTAAATAAACACAAATTGCACAGTGGAATGATTGTCATTAAAGGCGCAAAACGATTATATCGTATTTTGCTATATTTTGAGTAGCATATTGTACAAGAGGTTTGGAGTAGAATAGGTCTCCCCAAATATTACCCACTCCTATAGGTTACTCTACATAATTACTCAACTCAAGAAGCATTCACACAAATCTCCTTTATCTATACCCTCTTCTACCAGATTGCACAATCCATTAAAAGCTTAGTTGGCATCCATAACAGGTCACAATATTGCTCAACAGATAGGGTAAAACCATATATGagttcaatcactttttgacagcatccctttagatttgaacaaaaccttccatacatTTTTGCCCATTGTAAAAgtgctcagaaagtgactttttggacctgaatgccaaaacattcaggagatggaggcactcaaagttgacccattttgcataccccacaatACTATCATGAGACATCCGTGTCTTCATCACTGCAAAAGATAAGTTGAGTTTGCAGCAATTTAAAAGTGTATAAACAGGTTTGTGAAACTACTTAATTATTTATACATTATTTTTAATAAGTGTTATTTTAACCTTTAACGTCaattatatatctatatataaaaaaaagtaaaCTCATATTCGCACATGTTGTCACTAGACCCTACTTTacatctgaggtttttgtgttgtgcccgccatcggttgagacacatgctcttgaatacagtgGGTGCCATTTCAACttctaattactaccacaaagatggcCGCCGGTCCACCCACTGTCGAATGTTAATTTAAATGGTCATGTCTACTCTATTATTTCTATGATTTGAATCggtttcctatggaggactgaCAGTATCATTTCAaacagatattcccattcaagtcaacattctctgattTGTGGACATTTAtaagccaaaacatgacacccagCCTGTAGCGCATGTTGTCTCAACCAATGGCGGGAACAACACACAACCTCagatgtaaaatagggtctaagctacagCATATGCTAATATGAAGGGGAAAAAAATTGAAGTTCACGCGTTTATGTAATTGACGCTTAAGGTTAAATTACATAACTTTTTTTTCAGGAAATGTAagaaatagtttgacaacccagTTTCTCAACCgtttatattttccagtgatgaagacatggctGTTTCATGGTATGCAAAATATAACTTTCAGCACTGTTAGcgcttgaatgttttggcattcaggtccaaagtcactttctgagcacttctacaatgggcaaatatgtatggaagggTTCGTTCAAATCATAAagggtgctgtcaaaaagtgattgaattcaaatggatttaccctatTACACATTTCAGAGCAATTCAAATCAGGACGGCAAAACATGTCACTGGAtgtattgttttgttatttttcctcCTAACAG is part of the Salmo trutta chromosome 34, fSalTru1.1, whole genome shotgun sequence genome and encodes:
- the LOC115174018 gene encoding BET1 homolog; translation: MRRAGLGEGGPENYVASGYSAYEEENEHLQEGLRAKVSALKHLSIDIGTEVKYQKNMLDDMDSDFDSTGGLLGATIGRVKQLSRGSQTKLLCYMLSFCFLVFTILYWFIKLR